From one Scophthalmus maximus strain ysfricsl-2021 chromosome 19, ASM2237912v1, whole genome shotgun sequence genomic stretch:
- the LOC118313318 gene encoding junction-mediating and -regulatory protein-like isoform X2, whose amino-acid sequence MSFTMEEHLESGWVAVRPNAFEEGEKHKFVFIVAWNEVEGKFAITCHNRTAQRRSFGREPLSEGAGQDGDKTKWPERPVRDEVSGGGAREAAATKSSTATRPSPVRIQSVTQSAASPVRADPEGVRPTSEDQLQSRCPDGPGPEDCSWAGLFSSQDLRAVHRQMCSVNSDLEPCLPAFPEEPAGVWTVLFGAAEVPEAEMDELCRRLQVYLGHALDTCGWKILSQVLFTENDDPDEYYESLSELRQSGFEEALARATRHLQELLEKHRTMESMVELLELYEEEDQAYGGVLEASTQLYQYLLQPFRDMRELAMLRRQHIKISMENDYLGPRRIEALKKEDADWQKKAQEAVLNIQEFTVKYFEITARAQKGVYERMKVDQRKFGKSSWTAAVERMERLRYSVAKETLQLQRAREISLDQRKHTLREEMQSLCSGEDAMALLDHMETKYYALQLQLYDIQADILQCEELLLTAQLDSIRRQMTGDDTAEKNELRRLQVSARQLEARRGRITAKRSYLRNKRGICVSNHTQKQQTYQTIQKDIHQVLQLTNEEEEDEERKNSRVSQERQRTLDRLRTFKQRHPGQVILKSTRLRVVHTRRRERGRSVETSGVSERGECVQTQGQPLCLSTSVQTDPSPTLTTQPVTARTASLPPLPVHSPADSSCSPCSLSSLLASPISPPPPPPPPPPLPLPTREELSPSASPAWHGQKAEGKSATEERSLSPLGPFIPRFFDSSQLLSARKKLRKTPEFDSNRRVSSPMDEVLASLKRGSFHLRKVDQRSLTPAVDEDDTNSILAQIRKGVKLRRVPHKERRDQGELPASTDPLTRSIHEALRRIKEASPDSDSDDDGLTGPDWDS is encoded by the exons ATGTCCTTCACCATGGAGGAGCACCTGGAGTCGGGCTGGGTGGCCGTCCGCCCCAATGCGtttgaggagggggagaagcaCAAATTCGTTTTCATCGTGGCCTGGAACGAAGTGGAGGGCAAATTTGCCATCACGTGTCACAACAGGACGGCGCAGAGGAGAAGCTTCGGCAGGGAGCCTCTGTCGGAGGGGGCCGGCCAGGacggggacaaaacaaaatggcccGAACGTCCTGTCAGGGACGAGGTGTCTGGTGGAGGCGCCAGAGAGGCTGCGGCGACCAAGTCCTCGACGGCAACGAGACCAAGTCCCGTCCGAATCCAAAGTGTGACGCAATCCGCAGCATCCCCCGTCCGTGCCGACCCCGAGGGGGTGAGACCGACGAGCGAGGACCAGCTGCAGTCCCGCTGCCCGGACGGCCCGGGCCCGGAGGACTGCAGCTGGGCCGGCCTCTTCTCCTCCCAGGACCTCCGGGCGGTGCACCGGCAGATGTGCTCGGTGAACTCGGACCTGGAGCCCTGCCTCCCCGCGTTCCCGGAGGAACCCGCCGGGGTGTGGACGGTGCTCTTCGGCGCCGCGGAGGTGCCCGAGGCCGAGATGGACGAGCTGTGCCGCCGCCTGCAGGTGTACCTGGGCCACGCGCTCGACACGTGCGGGTGGAAGATCCTGTCGCAGGTCCTGTTCACGGAGAACGACGACCCGGACGAGTACTACGAGAGCCTGAGCGAGCTGAGGCAGTCCGGCTTCGAGGAGGCGCTCGCCCGCGCGACCAGACATCTGCAGGAG TTGCTGGAGAAGCACAGGACCATGGAGAGCatggtggagctgctggagctaTATGAGGAAGAAGACCAAGCCTATGGCGGTGTCCTGGAGGCTTCCACACAGCTGTACCAGTATCTGCTGCAGCCCTTCAGAGACATGAGGGAACTAGCAATGCTACGCAGACAGCATATAAAG ATCTCCATGGAGAATGACTACTTGGGCCCAAGGCGGATTGAAGCTCTCAAAAAGGAGGACGCCGACTGGCAGAAGAAGGCTCAGGAGGCGGTGCTTAACATCCAAGAGTTTACTGTAAAATACTTTGAGATCACTGCCAGAGCCCAGAAAG gGGTGTATGAGCGTATGAAGGTGGACCAGCGTAAGTTTGGTAAATCTTCATGGACGGCGGCGGTGGAGCGCATGGAGAGACTGCGTTACTCCGTCGCCAAGGAAACCCTGCAGCTCCAGAGAGCCAGGGAGATCAGTCTGGATCAGAGGAAGCACACACTGCGAGAGGAG ATGCAGAGTCTGTGTAGCGGTGAGGATGCGATGGCCCTCTTAGACCACATGGAGACAAAGTACTATGCGCTCCAGCTTCAACTGTATGACATCCAGGCAGACATACTGCAGTGTGAAGAGCTGCTCCTCACTGCACAACTGGACAGCATTCGTCGACAAATGACAG GGGATGATACTGCTGAGAAGAATGAGCTGCGCAGACTTCAGGTCAGCGCCCGTCAGCTGGAGGCCAGAAGGGGACGCATCACTGCCAAGCGCTCCTATCTGAGGAACAAGAGG GGGATCTGTGTATCCAACCACACGCAGAAACAGCAGACATATCAAACCATCCAAAAAGACATCCACCAGGTCTTACAg ctgacaaatgaagaagaggaagatgaagagaggaagaacagcCGAGTAAgtcaggagagacagagaactCTGGACAGACTACGCACTTTCAAACAG CGGCACCCGGGTCAGGTGATTCTGAAGTCGACTCGACTACGCGTGGTCCACACCAGgagaagagagcgagggaggagcgTGGAGACGAGCGGCGTGAGCGAGAGGGGGGAGTGTGTGCAGACGCAGGGCCAGCCGCTGTGTCTCAGCACCAGCGTGCAGACGGACCCCAGCCCCACACTCACCACTCAGCCCGTCACGGCTCGCACAGCATCCCTCCCTCCGTTGCCTGTGCACAGTCCTGCAgactcctcctgctccccctgctccctgtCCTCACTGCTGGCGTCCCCTatctcccctccacctccacctccaccgccCCCTCCACTTCCCCTGCCAACAAGGGAGGAGCTTTCGCCTTCCGCGAGCCCGGCCTGGCATGGGCAGAAGGCTGAGGGGAAGAGTGCGACAGAAGAGCGCTCCCTCTCCCCGCTCGGCCCATTCATCCCTCGCTTCTTTGATAGCAGCCAACTGTTGAGCGCTCGGAAAAAGCTGAGGAAGACTCCAGAGTTTGATTCCAACAGAAGAG TTAGCTCACCCATGGACGAGGTGCTGGCCTCCCTGAAGAGAGGAAGTTTCCATCTGAGGAAGGTCGACCAGCGGTCTCTGACTCCTGCGGTGGATGAAGATGATACAAACAGCATCCTGGCTCAGATTCGCAAGGGGGTCAAACTTAGGCGCGTCCCACATAAAGAGAGAAGAGACCAGGGCGAGCTCCCGGCCTCCACCGACCCACTGACGAGGAGCATTCACGAGGCACTGCGCCGCATCAAGGAGGCCTCACCAGACTCCGACTCAGATGATGACGGGCTTACCGGCCCTGACTGGGACAGCTAG
- the dimt1l gene encoding probable dimethyladenosine transferase has protein sequence MPKVKAEKKSRQHQDVKNQGIMFNTGIGQHILKNPLVVNGIIEKAALRPTDVVLEVGPGTGNMTVKLLEKAKKVVACELDGRLVAELQKRVQCTPMQTKLQILVGDVLKTDLPFFDICVANLPYQISSPFVFKLLLHRPFFRCAVLMFQREFAMRLVAQPGDKLYCRLSINTQLLARVDHLMKVGKNNFRPPPKVESSVVRIEPKNPPPPVNFQEWDGLVRIAFVRKNKTLNAAFKSTAVEQLLEKNYRIHCSVHNVEVPADFSITKKIEGVLQEAEFSEKRARSMDIDDFMVLLHAFNAAGIHFS, from the exons ATGCCGAAGGTGAAAGCGGAGAAGAAAAGCAGGCAGCACCAGGATGTGAAGAACCAAG GGATCATGTTTAACACCGGCATTGGCCAGCACATCCTGAAGAATCCCCTGGTAGTCAACGGTAtcattgaaaag GCCGCTCTGCGTCCGACAGACGTGGTGCTGGAGGTGGGACCTGGTACTGGTAATATGACCGTCAAACTGCTGGAGAAAGCCAAGAAG GTGGTGGCCTGTGAGTTGGACGGCAGATTGGTGGCAGAACTTCAGAAAAGAGTACAGTGCAC accCATGCAGACCAAACTTCAAATATTAGTTGGAGACGTATTAAAAACAGATCTGCCTTTTTTTGACATCTGTGTGGCTAATTTACCTTACCAG ATTTCATCACCGTTTGTCTTCAAGCTCCTGCTGCATCGACCTTTCTTCAG GTGTGCCGTGTTGATGTTCCAGAGAGAGTTTGCCATGCGACTGGTCGCACAGCCTGGAGACAAGCTGTACTGTCGCCTGTCCATCAACACGCAGCTACTGGCTCGCGTAGATCACCTCATGAAG GTGGGGAAGAATAATTTCCGTCCTCCTCCAAAAGTAGAGTCAAGTGTCGTCAGGATAGAACCGAAAAATCCTCCACCTCCGGTGAACTTCCAG GAGTGGGACGGCCTCGTCAGAATAGCTTTcgtgaggaaaaacaaaacactcaatgCAGCTTTCAA GTCAACTGCGGTGGAACAGCTGCTGGAAAAGAACTACAGAATTCACTGCTCTGTGCACAATGTG GAAGTGCCGGCAGACTTCAGCATCACCAAGAAGATTGAGGGTGTTTTGCAGGAGGCTGAATTCAGTGAGAAGAGAGCCAGGTCCATGGACATTGATGACTTCATGGT actgCTGCACGCGTTCAACGCCGCAGGGATCCACTTCTCTTAA
- the LOC118313322 gene encoding betaine--homocysteine S-methyltransferase 1, whose amino-acid sequence MGTETGSATSRDLSTSCEKRVASDRRYLCRSEQKYIYLCKCSVLRDEMSQLMESKSTKGILERLDAGEVVVGDGGYVLQLERRGYVKAGNWTPEAAVEHPEAVRQLHREFLRAGADVLQTFTFYCSDDKLEISSNVTNITGAQINEAACDIAREVANTGNALVAGCVSKTPCYQKSRSETEVKAIFKKQMDDFLKKDIDFLIVEFVDHVEEAVWAVEVLKTSGKPVGATLCISPQGDMQGIPPGECAVRLVKAGADIVGVNCHLDPLTCIHTVKLMKEGLEKAALRAHLMIQPLGFHTPEHNFGGYTSLPEYPFAMETRAMTRWDIHKYAREAYNAGIRYVGGCCGFEAYHIRAIAEELSAERGSLPPASEKHGLWGAALEIHTKPWVRARARREYWENLLPASGRPKCPSMATPADDYEHQLRSNIPI is encoded by the exons ATGGGTACAGAGACAGGCTCTGCAACCTCGCGAGACTTGAGCACGAGCTGCGAGAAGCGTGTGGCCAGCGACCGACGATATCTGTGCAGGTCagagcaaaaatatatatatctgtgcaAGTGTTCGGTCCTGAGAGACGAGATGTCACAGCTGATGGAAAGCAAAAGCACCAAG GGTATCTTGGAGCGCCTCGATGCTGGGGAGGTGGTCGTAGGAGATGGAGGTTATGTGTTGCAACTAGAGCGACGTGGCTATGTGAAGGCAGGAAACTGGACACCTGAGGCTGCTGTTGAACACCCTGAAGCAG TGCGGCAGCTGCACAGGGAGTTTCTGAGAGCAGGAGCCGACGTCCTTCAGACATTCACCTTCTACTGCAGTGACGACAAGCTGGAGATCAGCAGCAATGTCACCAACATCACT GGGGCTCAGATCAATGAGGCAGCCTGTGACATCGCCAGGGAGGTAGCCAACACCGGTAATGCACTGGTTGCTGGGTGCGTGTCCAAGACTCCCTGTTATCAGAAGAGCCGCAGTGAGACCGAGGTCAAAGCTATCTTTAAGAAACAAATGGACGACTTTCTCAAAAAGGACATTGATTTCTTAATAGTAGAG TTTGTTGACCACGTGGAAGAGGCAGTGTGGGCAGTGGAGGTGCTGAAGACCAGCGGCAAACCAGTGGGTGCAACATTGTGCATCTCCCCTCAAGGAGACATGCAGGGAATCCCGCCTGGAGAATGCGCTGTCAGGCTGGTCAAAGCTG GAGCTGACATTGTTGGCGTAAACTGCCACCTGGACCCTCTGACGTGCATTCACACAGTGAAGCTCATGAAAGAGGGATTAGAGAAAGCTGCTCTCAGAGCCCATCTCATGATCCAGCCGCTGGGCTTTCACACGCCCGAGCACAACTTCGGTGGATACACTAGCCTACCCGAGTACCCCTTTG CAATGGAGACCAGAGCCATGACCCGCTGGGACATTCATAAATACGCCAGAGAGGCTTACAACGCAGGAATACGCTACGTTGGTGGCTGCTGTGGATTTGAGGCCTACCATATCAGAGCCATAGCAGAGGAGCTGTCCGCGGAGAGGGGATCGCTGCCTCCAGCTTCAGAGAAGCACGGACTCTGGGGGGCTGCGCTGGAGATTCACACGAAACCCTGGGTCAGAGCCAG GGCTCGTCGAGAGTACTGGGAAAACCTCTTGCCTGCTTCCGGACGTCCCAAATGCCCCTCCATGGCCACCCCCGCCGATGATTATGAACACCAGCTCAGGTCCAACATACCAATATAG
- the cenph gene encoding centromere protein H yields MEPSDSVGDLNCTMEAVTLSGGPAPDSSTGQKDTSPAVMLRIKQQMSNQCFEIAVQLNAGKSKRSCSTPEAERELPDYVDELERVKTNHFNSTLTLHRMQMWHAIGEKLKQNDLEAEALKAVSDRCMALCSHIKELQKESRDLQEGITEIQKKRLEMKRLTHEKMKEIEEQMCKKEHPDTEKYRAALEKGQANLEKYKKMTIMTQNVLRGILLACKVNWLDDPVLRDIAMTLEEFPVSD; encoded by the exons ATGGAGCCGTCTGACAGCGTGGGGGACCTCAACTGCACGATGGAGGCTGTGACACTGAGTGGTGGTCCTGCTCCCGACAGCTCCACCGGACAGAAGGATACCTCGCCTGCAGTCATGCTcag AATAAAACAGCAGATGTCCAACCAGTGCTTTGAGATTGCTGTACAGCTCAATGCGG GAAAAAGTAAGAGGTCATGCAGCACACCTGAAGCTGAAAGAGAGTT ACCAGATTATGTGGATGAGTTGGAAAGAGTCAAGACAAATCATTTTAACAGCACTTTGACACTGCACAG GATGCAGATGTGGCATGCTATTGGAGAAAAGCTGAAACAAAACGATTTAGAAGCAGA gGCACTGAAAGCTGTGAGCGATCGCTGCATGGCTCTTTGTTCACATATAAAAGAACTTCAGAAA GAGTCGAGAGATCTTCAAGAGGGAattacagaaatacagaaaaagagaCTTG agatGAAACGGCTCACacatgagaaaatgaaagagattGAAGAGCAGATGTGCAAGAAAGAGCACCCAGATACAGAGAAGTACAGAGCGGCGTTAGAGAAAGGCCAGGCGAACCtggagaaatacaaaaagatgACCATCATGACACAGAACGTCCTCAGG GGAATCCTCTTGGCCTGCAAAGTCAACTGGCTGGATGATCCCGTACTTCGAGACATTGCCATGACTCTGGAGGAGTTTCCTGTCTCTGACTAG
- the LOC118313318 gene encoding junction-mediating and -regulatory protein-like isoform X1: MSFTMEEHLESGWVAVRPNAFEEGEKHKFVFIVAWNEVEGKFAITCHNRTAQRRSFGREPLSEGAGQDGDKTKWPERPVRDEVSGGGAREAAATKSSTATRPSPVRIQSVTQSAASPVRADPEGVRPTSEDQLQSRCPDGPGPEDCSWAGLFSSQDLRAVHRQMCSVNSDLEPCLPAFPEEPAGVWTVLFGAAEVPEAEMDELCRRLQVYLGHALDTCGWKILSQVLFTENDDPDEYYESLSELRQSGFEEALARATRHLQELLEKHRTMESMVELLELYEEEDQAYGGVLEASTQLYQYLLQPFRDMRELAMLRRQHIKISMENDYLGPRRIEALKKEDADWQKKAQEAVLNIQEFTVKYFEITARAQKGVYERMKVDQRKFGKSSWTAAVERMERLRYSVAKETLQLQRAREISLDQRKHTLREEMQSLCSGEDAMALLDHMETKYYALQLQLYDIQADILQCEELLLTAQLDSIRRQMTERQDEVVYYDTFESADDITGDDTAEKNELRRLQVSARQLEARRGRITAKRSYLRNKRGICVSNHTQKQQTYQTIQKDIHQVLQLTNEEEEDEERKNSRVSQERQRTLDRLRTFKQRHPGQVILKSTRLRVVHTRRRERGRSVETSGVSERGECVQTQGQPLCLSTSVQTDPSPTLTTQPVTARTASLPPLPVHSPADSSCSPCSLSSLLASPISPPPPPPPPPPLPLPTREELSPSASPAWHGQKAEGKSATEERSLSPLGPFIPRFFDSSQLLSARKKLRKTPEFDSNRRVSSPMDEVLASLKRGSFHLRKVDQRSLTPAVDEDDTNSILAQIRKGVKLRRVPHKERRDQGELPASTDPLTRSIHEALRRIKEASPDSDSDDDGLTGPDWDS, translated from the exons ATGTCCTTCACCATGGAGGAGCACCTGGAGTCGGGCTGGGTGGCCGTCCGCCCCAATGCGtttgaggagggggagaagcaCAAATTCGTTTTCATCGTGGCCTGGAACGAAGTGGAGGGCAAATTTGCCATCACGTGTCACAACAGGACGGCGCAGAGGAGAAGCTTCGGCAGGGAGCCTCTGTCGGAGGGGGCCGGCCAGGacggggacaaaacaaaatggcccGAACGTCCTGTCAGGGACGAGGTGTCTGGTGGAGGCGCCAGAGAGGCTGCGGCGACCAAGTCCTCGACGGCAACGAGACCAAGTCCCGTCCGAATCCAAAGTGTGACGCAATCCGCAGCATCCCCCGTCCGTGCCGACCCCGAGGGGGTGAGACCGACGAGCGAGGACCAGCTGCAGTCCCGCTGCCCGGACGGCCCGGGCCCGGAGGACTGCAGCTGGGCCGGCCTCTTCTCCTCCCAGGACCTCCGGGCGGTGCACCGGCAGATGTGCTCGGTGAACTCGGACCTGGAGCCCTGCCTCCCCGCGTTCCCGGAGGAACCCGCCGGGGTGTGGACGGTGCTCTTCGGCGCCGCGGAGGTGCCCGAGGCCGAGATGGACGAGCTGTGCCGCCGCCTGCAGGTGTACCTGGGCCACGCGCTCGACACGTGCGGGTGGAAGATCCTGTCGCAGGTCCTGTTCACGGAGAACGACGACCCGGACGAGTACTACGAGAGCCTGAGCGAGCTGAGGCAGTCCGGCTTCGAGGAGGCGCTCGCCCGCGCGACCAGACATCTGCAGGAG TTGCTGGAGAAGCACAGGACCATGGAGAGCatggtggagctgctggagctaTATGAGGAAGAAGACCAAGCCTATGGCGGTGTCCTGGAGGCTTCCACACAGCTGTACCAGTATCTGCTGCAGCCCTTCAGAGACATGAGGGAACTAGCAATGCTACGCAGACAGCATATAAAG ATCTCCATGGAGAATGACTACTTGGGCCCAAGGCGGATTGAAGCTCTCAAAAAGGAGGACGCCGACTGGCAGAAGAAGGCTCAGGAGGCGGTGCTTAACATCCAAGAGTTTACTGTAAAATACTTTGAGATCACTGCCAGAGCCCAGAAAG gGGTGTATGAGCGTATGAAGGTGGACCAGCGTAAGTTTGGTAAATCTTCATGGACGGCGGCGGTGGAGCGCATGGAGAGACTGCGTTACTCCGTCGCCAAGGAAACCCTGCAGCTCCAGAGAGCCAGGGAGATCAGTCTGGATCAGAGGAAGCACACACTGCGAGAGGAG ATGCAGAGTCTGTGTAGCGGTGAGGATGCGATGGCCCTCTTAGACCACATGGAGACAAAGTACTATGCGCTCCAGCTTCAACTGTATGACATCCAGGCAGACATACTGCAGTGTGAAGAGCTGCTCCTCACTGCACAACTGGACAGCATTCGTCGACAAATGACAG AGCGTCAGGATGAAGTGGTGTACTATGACACCTTTGAAAGTGCAGATGATATTACAGGGGATGATACTGCTGAGAAGAATGAGCTGCGCAGACTTCAGGTCAGCGCCCGTCAGCTGGAGGCCAGAAGGGGACGCATCACTGCCAAGCGCTCCTATCTGAGGAACAAGAGG GGGATCTGTGTATCCAACCACACGCAGAAACAGCAGACATATCAAACCATCCAAAAAGACATCCACCAGGTCTTACAg ctgacaaatgaagaagaggaagatgaagagaggaagaacagcCGAGTAAgtcaggagagacagagaactCTGGACAGACTACGCACTTTCAAACAG CGGCACCCGGGTCAGGTGATTCTGAAGTCGACTCGACTACGCGTGGTCCACACCAGgagaagagagcgagggaggagcgTGGAGACGAGCGGCGTGAGCGAGAGGGGGGAGTGTGTGCAGACGCAGGGCCAGCCGCTGTGTCTCAGCACCAGCGTGCAGACGGACCCCAGCCCCACACTCACCACTCAGCCCGTCACGGCTCGCACAGCATCCCTCCCTCCGTTGCCTGTGCACAGTCCTGCAgactcctcctgctccccctgctccctgtCCTCACTGCTGGCGTCCCCTatctcccctccacctccacctccaccgccCCCTCCACTTCCCCTGCCAACAAGGGAGGAGCTTTCGCCTTCCGCGAGCCCGGCCTGGCATGGGCAGAAGGCTGAGGGGAAGAGTGCGACAGAAGAGCGCTCCCTCTCCCCGCTCGGCCCATTCATCCCTCGCTTCTTTGATAGCAGCCAACTGTTGAGCGCTCGGAAAAAGCTGAGGAAGACTCCAGAGTTTGATTCCAACAGAAGAG TTAGCTCACCCATGGACGAGGTGCTGGCCTCCCTGAAGAGAGGAAGTTTCCATCTGAGGAAGGTCGACCAGCGGTCTCTGACTCCTGCGGTGGATGAAGATGATACAAACAGCATCCTGGCTCAGATTCGCAAGGGGGTCAAACTTAGGCGCGTCCCACATAAAGAGAGAAGAGACCAGGGCGAGCTCCCGGCCTCCACCGACCCACTGACGAGGAGCATTCACGAGGCACTGCGCCGCATCAAGGAGGCCTCACCAGACTCCGACTCAGATGATGACGGGCTTACCGGCCCTGACTGGGACAGCTAG